In Spinacia oleracea cultivar Varoflay chromosome 5, BTI_SOV_V1, whole genome shotgun sequence, a single window of DNA contains:
- the LOC130461297 gene encoding F-box/kelch-repeat protein At3g06240-like — translation MGGGRRRKNRRNKSKRKVLPPELYLPPELWRKVLARLPVKTLLRFRAVCRTWCSVIDEPDFLSMHLNLFKNNVNKNYLLVMDSDFWGDPYLGVRLRESFTIITQLQQNTKSFKIHGNCNGLVVIQHYDTLVGIHNDNRVNPLIKLWNPSAQKAIYGLGQMCDYYSNGAAHWLVSDKEEQNQFTHVLSFDFGAEAFSYVKLPVVEDETTTRI, via the exons ATGGGTGGCGGTAGGAGAAGGAAAAACCGGCGTAATAAGTCAAAACGTAAAGTTTTACCACCGGAGTTATATTTACCACCAGAGTTATGGAGGAAGGTATTGGCGAGGTTGCCGGTGAAAACCCTATTAAGATTCAGGGCGGTTTGTAGAACCTGGTGTTCTGTGATCGATGAACCTGATTTTCTTTCGATGCATCTTAATCTTTTTAAGAATAATGTTAACAAGAATTACTTACTAGTCATGGATTCAGATTTTTGGGGAGATCCATATTTAGGAGTTCGTCTAAGAGAGAGTTTTACGATAATTACACAACTTCAGCAAAATACCAAATCATTTAAGATTCACGGAAATTGTAATGGATTGGTTGTAATTCAACATTATGATACGTTGGTTGGGATTCATAATGATAATAGGGTGAACCCTTTGATAAAGCTATGGAACCCGTCTGCACAAAAAGCTATATATG gtctaggaCAGATGTGTGATTATTACTCTAATGGAGCCGCACACTGGCTTGTGTCCGATaaagaagaacaaaatcaaTTCACACATGTTCTTTCGTTCGACTTTGGTGCGGAAGCTTTCAGCTATGTGAAATTGCCGGTTGTTGAAGATGAaaccactacaagaatttga